The Zingiber officinale cultivar Zhangliang chromosome 9A, Zo_v1.1, whole genome shotgun sequence genome window below encodes:
- the LOC122020419 gene encoding fatty acid desaturase DES3-like produces the protein MSEKREAKGVAGRGDFEPGKPPPFRIGDIRAAIPGHCWVRDPWRSMSYVLRDAVVIAALAFCAAYLDSWAFWPLYWFAQGTMFWAVFVLGHDCGHGSFSDIPWLNNVVGHLLHSSILVPYHGWRISHKTHHQNHGNVDKDESWHPLPEKVYRELNSTSKKMRFTVPFPLFAFPVYLMRRTPGREEGSHFLPSSGLFDPKDELDVVVSTTCWSAMVSLLVCLSWVYGPLPVLKLYGLPYLVFVMWLDLVTYLHHHGHSEKLPWYRGNEWSYLRGGLTTIDRDYGWINNIHHDIGTHVVHHLFPQIPHYNLIEATKAAKPVLGEFYREPEKSGPLPLHLLGVLLRSLRMDHFVSDEGDVVFYQTDPHLLSGKKHKSM, from the exons ATGTCCGAGAAGCGCGAAGCGAAGGGGGTCGCGGGGCGAGGGGATTTCGAGCCCGGGAAGCCTCCGCCGTTCCGGATCGGCGACATCCGGGCCGCCATTCCTGGGCATTGTTGGGTGAGGGATCCGTGGCGATCGATGAGCTATGTCCTCCGCGACGCCGTTGTCATCGCCGCTCTCGCGTTCTGCGCCGCCTACCTCGATAGCTGGGCCTTCTGGCCGCTCTATTGGTTCGCCCAGGGAACCATGTTCTGGGCCGTCTTCGTTCTCGGCCACGATTG TGGCCATGGAAGTTTCTCCGACATCCCGTGGCTCAACAACGTGGTGGGACATTTGCTTCACTCCAGCATTCTCGTGCCATACCATGGATG GAGGATTAGCCACAAGACTCATCACCAGAACCATGGGAATGTGGACAAGGATGAATCTTGGCACCCG TTACCTGAGAAGGTCTACAGGGAATTGAATTCGACTAGCAAAAAGATGCGGTTTACTGTACCATTTCCCTTGTTTGCTTTCCCTGTATACTTG ATGAGGAGGACCCCTGGAAGGGAGGAAGGCTCCCATTTCCTACCGAGCAGCGGCTTGTTTGATCCCAAAGATGAACTAGACGTAGTGGTATCTACCACATGCTGGTCAGCCATGGTTTCCTTGCTTGTGTGTCTATCCTGGGTATATGGCCCCCTTCCGGTGCTCAAATTGTATGGCCTACCATATTTG GTCTTTGTTATGTGGCTAGATTTGGTCACTTATTTGCACCATCATGGCCACAGCGAGAAGCTCCCCTGGTACCGTGGCAAC GAATGGAGCTACCTGCGAGGAGGATTAACAACCATTGACAGGGACTACGGTTGGATCAATAACATCCACCATGACATTGGAACTCATGTCGTACACCACCTCTTTCCCCAGATCCCACATTACAATCTAATTGAAGCA ACAAAGGCTGCAAAGCCTGTGCTCGGTGAGTTCTACCGAGAACCCGAGAAGTCTGGGCCTCTTCCTCTGCATCTCTTGGGGGTCCTACTGAGAAGCTTGAGAATGGATCACTTTGTTAGCGACGAGGGGGACGTTGTCTTCTACCAAACTGACCCTCATCTGCTCAGTGGCAAGAAACACAAATCCATGtga